Proteins encoded by one window of Rhodococcus sp. OK302:
- the guaB gene encoding IMP dehydrogenase — MSANEIFNPFAFEGLTYDDVLLLPGSTDVIPSEADTSTRLSRRININVPILSAAMDTVTEAPMAIALARLGGIGIIHRNISIENQARQVDQVKRSESGMISDPVTIAPDATLQDLDDLCAHYHVSGLPVVDEDRKLLGIITNRDTRFVPRTEWPTTKIDEKMTSMPLITAPVGTSRDAVLELLAKHRIEKLPLVDANNVLQGLITVKDFDKAEDYPLATKDDEGRLRVGAAVGFFGEGYDRAMTLVEAGVDVLVVDTANGHSQGVLDMIARLKKDPAAAHVDVIGGQAATREGAQALIDAGADAIKVGVGPGSICTTRIVAGVGVPQVTAIYECAKAAIPAGVPVIADGGLQYSGDIGKALVAGADSVMLGSLLAGTQQSPGDLIFVNGRQFKTYRGMGSLGAMQTRGKNTSYSKDRYFQADVPSDEKLIPEGIEGQVPYRGPLSSVVHQLVGGLRQTMFYVGGHTVPELKARGKFVRITAAGLKESHPHDIAMTVEAPNYHR; from the coding sequence GTGAGCGCGAACGAAATTTTCAATCCCTTCGCCTTTGAGGGCCTGACCTATGACGACGTACTGCTGTTGCCCGGCTCGACCGACGTCATCCCCTCTGAAGCGGATACGAGCACGCGCCTGAGCCGCCGCATCAACATCAACGTCCCGATCCTCTCCGCCGCGATGGACACCGTCACGGAGGCGCCGATGGCGATCGCCCTGGCCCGACTGGGCGGCATCGGCATCATTCACCGCAACATCTCGATCGAGAACCAGGCCCGCCAGGTGGACCAGGTCAAGCGTTCGGAATCGGGCATGATCTCCGACCCGGTGACGATCGCCCCGGACGCGACGCTGCAGGACCTGGACGATCTGTGCGCGCACTACCACGTCTCCGGTCTGCCGGTCGTGGACGAGGACCGAAAGCTGTTGGGCATCATCACCAACCGCGACACCCGTTTCGTCCCGCGCACCGAGTGGCCCACCACCAAAATCGACGAGAAGATGACCTCCATGCCGTTGATCACGGCTCCGGTGGGCACGTCCCGCGACGCCGTTCTGGAGCTGCTGGCTAAGCACCGCATCGAGAAGCTGCCGCTGGTGGACGCGAACAACGTCCTGCAGGGCCTCATCACCGTCAAGGATTTCGACAAGGCCGAGGATTACCCGCTTGCCACCAAGGACGACGAGGGCCGTTTGCGCGTCGGCGCCGCCGTGGGCTTCTTCGGCGAGGGCTACGACCGTGCCATGACGCTCGTGGAAGCCGGTGTAGACGTTCTGGTCGTGGACACCGCCAACGGCCATAGCCAGGGCGTGCTGGACATGATCGCGCGCCTGAAGAAGGATCCGGCCGCCGCGCACGTGGACGTCATCGGCGGACAGGCCGCCACCCGCGAGGGCGCCCAGGCGCTCATCGACGCCGGCGCCGACGCGATCAAGGTCGGCGTGGGCCCGGGCTCCATCTGCACCACCCGCATCGTCGCCGGCGTGGGTGTCCCACAGGTCACCGCGATCTACGAGTGCGCGAAGGCCGCAATCCCCGCAGGCGTCCCGGTCATCGCCGACGGAGGCCTGCAGTACTCGGGCGACATCGGCAAGGCTCTCGTCGCCGGTGCCGACTCCGTCATGCTCGGCTCGCTGCTGGCCGGAACGCAGCAGTCTCCGGGTGACCTGATTTTCGTCAACGGCCGCCAGTTCAAGACCTACCGCGGCATGGGCTCGCTGGGCGCCATGCAGACGCGTGGGAAGAACACGTCCTACTCCAAGGACCGTTACTTCCAGGCGGATGTCCCGTCCGACGAGAAGTTGATCCCCGAGGGCATCGAGGGTCAGGTTCCTTACCGCGGACCGCTCTCCTCCGTCGTTCACCAGCTGGTGGGCGGCCTGCGCCAGACCATGTTCTATGTGGGTGGCCACACGGTGCCGGAGCTGAAGGCCCGCGGCAAGTTCGTCCGCATCACCGCGGCCGGTCTGAAGGAATCGCACCCGCATGACATCGCGATGACTGTCGAGGCACCGAATTACCACCGGTGA
- a CDS encoding mycofactocin-coupled SDR family oxidoreductase, with translation MTQFEGKVALITGAARGQGRAHAQALAEGGATIIAIDCCTDVDTIPYPLARTEDLKETERLVEAAGSHCITMEIDTRDSGGIRAAVSRSISEFGRLDICIANAGVVSFGKIADLTDVQWATMIDINLTGVFNTLRAAAPPMIEQGFGRIITVASMGGRAGTPNLGHYSAAKWGVIGLTKSLALETAGSGVTANTVCPGTVSTNMVHNQAMYSLFAPDIDNPTKEQVAGRYAGLNPMRVPWSEVSDVTAAVLYLASDQARHVSGTTLEISAGVSARLP, from the coding sequence ATGACCCAATTCGAAGGGAAAGTTGCGCTCATCACCGGCGCGGCGAGGGGACAGGGACGCGCCCATGCCCAGGCCCTCGCAGAAGGCGGCGCGACGATCATCGCGATCGACTGCTGCACGGACGTGGACACGATTCCGTACCCACTCGCCCGCACGGAAGACCTGAAGGAAACGGAACGTCTCGTCGAAGCAGCCGGATCTCATTGCATCACAATGGAAATAGATACCCGCGACAGCGGCGGCATACGAGCTGCCGTCAGCCGAAGCATCTCAGAATTCGGACGGCTCGACATCTGCATCGCGAACGCGGGCGTGGTGAGTTTCGGGAAGATCGCGGACCTGACCGACGTTCAATGGGCCACCATGATCGACATCAACCTCACCGGGGTGTTCAATACTCTTCGGGCTGCTGCGCCCCCGATGATCGAGCAAGGTTTCGGCCGCATCATCACGGTCGCATCGATGGGCGGTAGAGCGGGCACGCCGAATCTCGGGCACTACTCCGCCGCTAAGTGGGGAGTGATCGGACTGACGAAATCCCTGGCCCTCGAGACCGCAGGGAGTGGAGTTACCGCGAACACCGTATGCCCGGGAACCGTCTCCACGAACATGGTCCACAACCAGGCGATGTACTCGCTGTTCGCACCGGACATCGACAACCCGACCAAGGAACAGGTGGCCGGTCGATACGCCGGCCTCAATCCCATGCGAGTGCCCTGGAGCGAGGTATCCGACGTTACGGCCGCCGTCTTGTACCTCGCCTCCGATCAGGCACGGCATGTATCCGGAACGACCCTCGAAATCAGCGCTGGTGTATCCGCACGCCTCCCGTGA
- a CDS encoding amidohydrolase family protein has product MTYDVVDAHVHLWSVTDNAWYPALQSMAGQLELPELYSDFLPTNYLEAAGDFKVDAFVHVSATTATRTYLDEQAWVEELADRAALNLVTIGTIDPTLSESEIIADLERQAQSDRFRGVRVLYDFHPDSTAANAVLQWLNDRNHVFDLVTQPPNMAAWLRTLERYPDVTVVLEHCGWPSSTTGADRDHWAEAMRACAERTNALCKISGLGMVTGDLSSAALRPWVEGAIEVFGWDRVTFGSNTPIETMAGSYSQFIESLRAIVGESSDRELRSFYSDNARRYYKI; this is encoded by the coding sequence TTGACGTATGACGTAGTTGATGCGCATGTGCATCTGTGGTCTGTCACCGACAACGCGTGGTATCCGGCATTGCAGAGTATGGCCGGCCAGCTAGAACTACCCGAGCTGTACAGCGACTTCCTACCTACCAACTATCTCGAGGCGGCCGGAGATTTCAAGGTCGACGCTTTCGTGCACGTGTCCGCCACCACGGCAACCCGCACCTACCTCGATGAGCAAGCTTGGGTCGAAGAACTCGCCGATCGCGCAGCACTGAACCTGGTGACGATCGGCACCATCGACCCCACACTGTCGGAGTCCGAGATCATTGCCGACCTCGAACGTCAGGCCCAGAGTGACCGATTCCGCGGAGTGCGCGTCCTCTACGACTTCCACCCCGACAGCACCGCGGCGAATGCTGTGCTGCAATGGCTCAACGACCGCAACCATGTATTCGACTTGGTCACACAGCCTCCGAACATGGCTGCGTGGCTACGCACTCTCGAGAGATACCCAGACGTAACGGTGGTCTTGGAGCACTGCGGTTGGCCCTCATCGACCACAGGCGCTGATCGCGACCACTGGGCAGAGGCAATGCGCGCCTGCGCGGAGCGCACCAACGCATTGTGCAAGATCTCCGGGCTGGGGATGGTGACCGGCGACCTGTCGTCGGCAGCACTGCGACCATGGGTCGAAGGTGCGATCGAGGTATTCGGTTGGGACCGAGTCACTTTCGGATCGAACACGCCGATCGAAACAATGGCCGGTTCCTACAGTCAGTTCATCGAATCGCTGCGCGCGATTGTCGGCGAATCATCGGACCGGGAGCTTCGTTCGTTCTACTCCGACAATGCTCGCCGCTACTACAAAATTTGA
- a CDS encoding LysR family transcriptional regulator, with protein MSVRDLEYVAALEAERNFTRAAERVHIAQPAFSQAILRIERRIGVKLFDRTSRTVAPTAAGTLLAARARHILVDIADAIDATRRTGAANPAVYVHVSEPSLTVPRRVLSALRRSCPDHAINQTTLPHSQVRDRLVSGSLTLAIGEAIHGPGLQTRLLTREPVIVVISDDHPLAAFDAVDRAELVQYPIVSIDSALSRWNSFVESILEMTGEAPKWSRTTTFGAATGADLVDDCDTVLICVESMGYQPPGRTWRPISPPCATEWYVTWRTDLGTPQIIDALATEFPNT; from the coding sequence ATGAGCGTGCGCGATCTCGAATACGTTGCTGCGTTGGAGGCGGAACGCAACTTCACCCGGGCGGCGGAGCGAGTGCACATCGCGCAGCCCGCTTTCAGCCAAGCGATCCTGCGAATCGAACGCCGCATCGGCGTGAAACTGTTCGATCGCACCAGCCGCACGGTCGCTCCTACGGCCGCGGGAACCCTGTTGGCTGCCCGTGCACGCCACATACTCGTCGATATCGCTGACGCCATTGACGCGACCCGTCGAACCGGCGCCGCCAATCCTGCTGTGTATGTGCATGTTTCCGAACCCTCACTCACGGTCCCGCGCCGAGTGCTCTCGGCGCTCCGACGATCGTGTCCGGACCATGCCATCAATCAAACAACATTGCCGCACAGTCAGGTTCGCGACCGACTCGTGAGCGGATCCCTCACCCTGGCAATTGGAGAGGCCATTCATGGACCGGGATTGCAAACTCGGTTGCTCACCCGTGAACCGGTGATCGTGGTGATTTCCGACGATCACCCACTGGCCGCATTCGACGCCGTAGACCGCGCAGAGCTCGTCCAGTACCCGATCGTGTCTATCGACAGCGCCCTCAGTCGCTGGAACAGCTTCGTCGAAAGCATTCTGGAAATGACCGGAGAAGCACCGAAGTGGAGTCGCACCACCACGTTCGGCGCAGCCACGGGCGCAGACCTAGTCGACGACTGCGACACCGTCCTGATTTGCGTGGAGTCCATGGGCTATCAACCCCCGGGGCGAACGTGGCGACCGATCTCGCCGCCATGTGCGACGGAGTGGTATGTGACCTGGCGAACCGATCTCGGCACACCCCAGATCATCGATGCACTCGCCACAGAGTTTCCCAATACTTGA
- a CDS encoding cytochrome P450, whose product MTTSTTPPQSFSRSDIDPYSLDNLLDRSRVQREVRETAPIVYLNEYGVYATGRYDTIREVFADWPHYQVGAGVGLANFHTEKPWRPPATPTETDPPEHDAPRRVLTEVLGMRALRRLREQWTEEAEEVVDRLLAAGEDIDAMADLASAFPLKVFPDAVGLPAENRNNLLAYGDLVFNAFGPQNEHFHSGAARLTELSQWVTTLCQRESLSPDGFGAKIWEASDRGELTADQAPLVVRSLLSAGIDTTVHGIAAILHAFATNPDEWQRLRSEPQLARRAFDEAVRWASPLQFVFHTTSKRVELEGVELDQHSKVMLLIGAGNRDPRRWDDGDEFTLTRDPSGHLGFGMGLHQCVGQHVARLEAEALLTVLIDKVSHIELAGTPQRGVNNTLQTWKTLPIRLTT is encoded by the coding sequence ATGACGACCTCGACAACTCCCCCACAGTCCTTCTCGCGCAGCGACATTGATCCGTACTCCCTAGACAACCTCCTCGACCGATCACGAGTTCAACGCGAGGTAAGAGAAACTGCCCCTATCGTCTATCTGAACGAATACGGTGTGTACGCAACCGGACGTTACGACACGATCCGAGAGGTATTCGCGGACTGGCCGCACTACCAGGTAGGAGCGGGCGTTGGCCTCGCCAACTTTCACACGGAAAAGCCCTGGAGGCCTCCGGCAACTCCGACTGAGACCGACCCGCCCGAGCATGACGCCCCTCGAAGAGTCCTCACCGAGGTGCTCGGTATGCGCGCACTTCGCCGACTGCGCGAACAGTGGACCGAAGAGGCGGAGGAGGTCGTCGATCGCCTTCTTGCAGCAGGTGAGGATATCGACGCGATGGCCGACTTGGCATCCGCCTTTCCGCTGAAGGTATTTCCCGACGCAGTTGGACTACCCGCCGAGAATCGGAACAACCTGCTGGCCTACGGAGACCTTGTCTTCAACGCATTCGGCCCCCAAAACGAACACTTCCACAGCGGCGCAGCACGACTCACGGAACTCTCTCAGTGGGTGACAACGCTGTGCCAGAGAGAATCACTGAGTCCCGACGGTTTCGGAGCCAAAATATGGGAAGCCTCGGACCGCGGAGAACTCACAGCGGACCAAGCACCCTTGGTGGTCCGCTCACTTTTGTCCGCCGGCATCGACACGACTGTCCATGGAATTGCGGCCATCCTGCACGCTTTCGCCACCAATCCAGACGAGTGGCAACGACTCCGTAGCGAACCACAGCTGGCGCGCCGCGCCTTCGACGAAGCTGTCCGTTGGGCGTCCCCGCTACAGTTCGTTTTCCACACGACGTCAAAGCGTGTCGAACTCGAAGGGGTAGAACTCGACCAGCACAGCAAGGTTATGTTGCTCATCGGTGCAGGAAACCGTGATCCTCGACGGTGGGATGACGGAGACGAGTTCACTCTCACGCGCGATCCATCCGGTCACCTCGGATTCGGGATGGGCCTTCACCAATGCGTCGGCCAACACGTGGCGCGACTCGAAGCGGAAGCACTCCTGACCGTTCTAATCGACAAAGTCAGTCACATCGAGCTGGCGGGCACACCGCAGCGAGGAGTAAACAACACCCTACAAACATGGAAGACCCTCCCCATTCGATTGACGACCTAA
- a CDS encoding PDR/VanB family oxidoreductase, producing the protein MRTTLGGGAETMSPNGFGQAAALRVEAREQVAENIISLTLADPSGNRLPPWTPGSHIDLILPNGMARQYSLCGNRWDTYHYRIAVLREPNGRGGSEWIHANVDEGDILGYGGPRNHFPMVPAEQYVFIAGGIGITPLISMIEQAVRTGRSWRLLFGGRSRQSMAFLEELERYTEHVHIAPQDEVGLLDLDDWIPGLDPGTKVYCCGPTGLLDVVESACRKCPPYTLHTERFEAPAHESSQDRSFILKLQRSGIELEVEPGTSTLDALSGAGIGIISSCRQGTCGTCEVPVVDGIPDHRDSVLDEVDRQAGDCMIACVSRAHTPQLTLDL; encoded by the coding sequence ATGCGTACAACACTAGGTGGTGGTGCGGAAACTATGTCGCCAAACGGTTTCGGCCAGGCGGCCGCATTGCGCGTCGAGGCTCGCGAGCAGGTTGCAGAGAACATTATTTCGCTCACGTTGGCGGACCCCTCGGGGAACCGGCTTCCGCCCTGGACCCCCGGTTCGCACATCGATCTGATCCTTCCGAACGGGATGGCACGCCAGTACTCGCTGTGCGGAAACCGTTGGGATACATACCATTACCGCATCGCAGTCCTCAGAGAACCCAACGGCCGCGGCGGGTCCGAATGGATACACGCCAACGTCGATGAAGGGGACATCCTCGGCTACGGCGGACCGCGAAATCACTTCCCCATGGTTCCTGCCGAGCAGTACGTCTTCATCGCAGGCGGAATCGGCATAACACCGCTCATCTCGATGATCGAACAAGCGGTGCGCACTGGCCGTTCGTGGCGACTGCTTTTCGGAGGGCGTAGCCGCCAATCGATGGCATTCCTAGAGGAGCTGGAACGCTACACCGAGCACGTGCATATTGCTCCACAAGACGAGGTCGGGTTGCTCGATCTCGACGACTGGATCCCCGGTCTGGATCCCGGGACCAAGGTGTACTGCTGTGGTCCTACCGGACTGCTGGACGTGGTCGAATCAGCATGCCGGAAGTGTCCGCCCTATACGCTGCACACAGAGCGCTTCGAAGCGCCCGCACACGAGTCCTCGCAGGATCGTTCCTTCATCCTCAAACTCCAGCGCTCAGGAATCGAACTTGAAGTCGAGCCCGGAACGAGCACTCTCGATGCGCTGAGCGGCGCTGGAATCGGAATCATCTCGTCCTGCCGACAAGGGACCTGCGGGACGTGCGAAGTTCCGGTGGTAGATGGCATCCCTGACCACCGAGACAGCGTGCTCGACGAAGTTGACCGGCAGGCTGGTGATTGCATGATCGCCTGCGTCTCACGCGCTCACACACCGCAACTCACGCTCGACCTATGA
- a CDS encoding flavin-containing monooxygenase, which translates to MTSTGITIGESATGECDPYNKYDTYLPIVEDDDFLEQAVNDAELPALLAALALANADLSLLTDQVKPPLPPMGSVIAPQGGMTQGAQQLAREVAVKALKRLRDRGSAPAAEPSEEFLADVMKFLTKDAGDEYLPLLRHELGVPKDYGSPTWKKADIAPDVEFSVAIIGAGISGMAAAHRIQQAGVDYVVFEKNTEVGGTWWENVYPGCRLDTPNFAYSFSFAQKADWPQQFSTRNEIENYLRDVATSFDLRPNIQFGTEIVSAQFDDDSGTWTLTTQTTEGHSRTLRVNAVITAVGQLNRPNIPEIPGLESFEGRYFHSAQWDTSLDLTGLKVAVVGTGASAYQIVPSIADSVQHLSVFQRSAPWMLPTPRYLDDIPPGMSWLLRHVPHYGRWYRFWQFWIAAEGRLPFVEADPDWTDSESTSANNAELRRQLLSHLEGQLSDRPDLLTKMTPTYPPGAKRMLRDNGVWSATLKQPHVDLVTEGIDAITAEGIRTSDGILHDVDVIVFATGFHASDYLAPIEVTGRSGRDLHEHWGGDARAYMGITVPSFPNLFMLMGPNTGVVVNGSSLYMAECAAEYTVACIGELLRTRKKTIEPHHDATQAFCERVDAGNLLRTWGVAKTHTWYRNSFGRATQVWPFSLLEFYQLTREPDLTAFDLEGDLA; encoded by the coding sequence ATGACATCGACCGGCATTACCATCGGTGAATCCGCCACGGGTGAGTGCGACCCATACAACAAGTACGACACCTACCTGCCGATCGTCGAAGACGACGATTTCCTCGAACAGGCGGTCAACGACGCCGAACTCCCCGCACTGCTTGCTGCCCTCGCCCTCGCGAACGCGGACCTGTCGCTGCTCACGGATCAGGTCAAACCTCCCCTGCCGCCGATGGGCTCCGTCATTGCGCCCCAAGGCGGAATGACTCAAGGGGCACAACAGCTTGCACGGGAAGTGGCTGTCAAGGCGCTCAAGCGCCTGCGCGACCGCGGCTCGGCACCCGCCGCCGAACCATCCGAAGAGTTCCTCGCAGACGTCATGAAATTCCTCACCAAGGACGCCGGCGACGAGTACCTTCCGCTGCTACGACACGAACTCGGCGTACCGAAGGACTACGGATCGCCCACATGGAAAAAAGCCGACATCGCCCCTGATGTCGAGTTCAGCGTGGCGATCATCGGAGCCGGCATCTCGGGAATGGCGGCTGCCCACCGGATTCAGCAGGCCGGCGTCGACTACGTCGTCTTCGAGAAGAACACAGAAGTCGGAGGCACGTGGTGGGAAAACGTCTACCCCGGATGCCGCCTCGATACCCCCAATTTCGCATACAGCTTCTCGTTCGCACAGAAGGCCGACTGGCCGCAGCAGTTCTCCACGCGGAACGAGATCGAGAACTATCTGCGTGATGTGGCAACATCATTCGACCTTCGACCCAATATTCAGTTCGGAACCGAAATCGTCTCAGCGCAGTTCGACGATGACAGCGGCACCTGGACTCTGACCACACAGACCACAGAGGGGCACAGTCGAACTCTCCGTGTCAACGCTGTGATCACCGCAGTCGGTCAGCTGAATCGGCCGAACATTCCAGAGATTCCCGGACTCGAATCGTTCGAGGGACGATACTTCCACTCAGCACAATGGGACACCAGCCTGGATCTGACCGGACTGAAAGTGGCCGTGGTCGGGACCGGGGCCAGCGCATACCAGATCGTCCCCTCGATCGCCGACAGCGTGCAGCATCTGAGCGTCTTCCAGCGAAGCGCGCCGTGGATGCTCCCGACCCCCCGCTATCTCGACGACATCCCTCCGGGTATGAGTTGGCTGTTGCGCCACGTGCCGCACTACGGACGCTGGTATCGCTTCTGGCAGTTCTGGATTGCAGCAGAAGGCCGGCTGCCCTTCGTCGAGGCGGATCCCGATTGGACGGACAGCGAGAGCACCTCGGCGAACAATGCCGAGCTGCGGCGCCAACTCCTCTCCCATCTCGAAGGCCAACTTTCGGACCGGCCAGACCTGCTCACGAAGATGACGCCGACCTACCCGCCGGGCGCCAAGCGAATGCTTCGTGACAACGGCGTTTGGTCCGCCACCCTCAAGCAGCCTCACGTCGACTTGGTTACCGAGGGAATCGATGCGATTACTGCGGAAGGAATCCGCACCTCTGATGGAATTCTGCATGACGTAGACGTCATCGTCTTCGCAACCGGCTTCCACGCTTCGGATTACCTCGCACCGATAGAGGTGACCGGCCGCAGTGGCCGAGATCTCCACGAACACTGGGGCGGCGATGCACGGGCATACATGGGCATTACCGTGCCATCCTTCCCCAACCTCTTCATGTTGATGGGCCCTAACACGGGAGTCGTCGTCAACGGAAGCTCCCTCTACATGGCCGAGTGCGCGGCCGAATACACGGTCGCGTGCATCGGAGAGCTCTTGCGCACACGCAAGAAGACGATCGAGCCGCACCACGATGCGACGCAAGCGTTTTGCGAACGCGTCGACGCCGGCAACCTTCTACGCACGTGGGGCGTAGCGAAGACCCACACTTGGTATCGAAACAGCTTCGGGCGAGCAACCCAGGTATGGCCCTTTTCGCTACTGGAGTTCTATCAGTTGACCCGCGAACCGGATCTGACCGCATTCGACCTCGAGGGTGACTTGGCATGA
- a CDS encoding alpha/beta fold hydrolase, with protein sequence MYEKKSVIADGFHTTYLEAGNPQHDTIVLVHDGGFGTTAELCWGDVIPLLSTQFHVLAPELLGWGGTDKAVFFDRPPYSPRVKHVAAFCQELGVDRAHFVGASFGGSMVLRAVSDPTKPWPAIRAVSISGTGGPYRLPEGIAALADYTPSLEDAARMTGYMVRSLDGLDDHIQQRYENSLIPGHWEAMNATRLSNPVAPRKQTVDPFLDNLAQIDVPLLLIEGRHDELLESGWSKKLADLTPHAQATEVDYAHEPNIDAPEETARLVIEFLTGDFS encoded by the coding sequence GTGTACGAAAAGAAATCAGTCATCGCCGACGGCTTCCACACCACCTACCTCGAAGCAGGCAACCCCCAGCACGACACCATCGTCCTCGTCCACGACGGAGGATTCGGCACCACAGCAGAACTGTGCTGGGGAGATGTGATCCCGCTGCTGAGCACACAATTCCATGTTCTAGCGCCTGAGCTCCTCGGATGGGGTGGAACCGATAAAGCGGTGTTTTTCGATCGACCGCCCTACTCGCCCCGCGTCAAGCATGTGGCCGCCTTCTGCCAAGAACTCGGCGTCGACCGTGCCCACTTCGTCGGAGCATCGTTCGGAGGATCGATGGTCTTGCGCGCAGTATCGGACCCCACCAAACCGTGGCCGGCGATCCGTGCGGTCAGCATTTCCGGAACGGGCGGGCCATATCGACTCCCGGAAGGTATCGCTGCGCTGGCGGACTACACACCCAGCCTCGAAGACGCCGCGCGAATGACCGGGTACATGGTCCGAAGTCTCGATGGATTGGACGACCATATCCAGCAGCGGTACGAGAACAGTCTCATCCCCGGGCATTGGGAAGCGATGAACGCCACTCGATTGAGCAACCCTGTAGCGCCACGCAAGCAGACAGTGGACCCTTTCCTCGACAATTTGGCACAGATCGACGTTCCTCTCCTCCTGATAGAAGGCCGCCACGACGAACTCCTGGAATCCGGATGGTCGAAGAAGCTCGCAGACCTCACGCCACACGCGCAGGCAACCGAGGTCGACTACGCTCACGAGCCCAACATCGACGCGCCGGAGGAAACTGCTCGCCTCGTCATCGAGTTCCTCACCGGAGACTTCTCATGA
- a CDS encoding SDR family NAD(P)-dependent oxidoreductase — MRTTIITGGASGIGRAITDALRADGHQTIVVDLAAPTAEDIADLYIRADLSTPEGISTIVEALHGREIHNLVHCAAMGQWSSFRDTARDVWERILRTNLEGAIAITQAVVPLMPQDSRIVLFASGTVFKGPKNMFAYVASKAGVIGFARCLADELGDDNITVNVVSPGITATPMITDISHTEDANIAGRSIKRRAYPEDIVGPVKFLLSPDAAFVTGQTLCVDGGSVKH, encoded by the coding sequence ATGAGAACAACAATCATTACCGGCGGAGCCAGCGGAATCGGCCGCGCTATCACCGATGCGTTGCGCGCGGACGGACACCAGACCATCGTCGTCGACCTCGCCGCACCAACAGCCGAAGATATCGCAGACCTCTACATCCGCGCAGATCTGAGCACGCCCGAAGGCATCTCCACCATCGTCGAAGCCCTGCACGGCCGCGAGATCCACAACCTTGTGCACTGCGCCGCCATGGGGCAATGGTCTTCCTTCCGCGATACGGCCCGCGACGTCTGGGAACGAATCCTGCGCACGAATCTCGAAGGCGCGATCGCGATCACGCAAGCCGTCGTGCCGCTGATGCCGCAGGACTCACGGATTGTGCTGTTCGCCTCCGGCACCGTGTTCAAAGGCCCCAAGAACATGTTCGCCTACGTCGCTTCCAAGGCCGGCGTCATCGGTTTCGCCCGCTGCCTCGCCGACGAACTCGGAGATGACAACATCACCGTGAACGTCGTCAGCCCCGGCATCACCGCCACGCCGATGATCACCGACATATCCCATACCGAGGACGCCAATATCGCCGGCCGCTCCATCAAACGACGCGCCTACCCCGAAGACATCGTCGGCCCGGTGAAGTTCCTACTTTCCCCCGATGCCGCGTTCGTCACCGGACAGACCCTCTGCGTCGACGGCGGCTCCGTCAAACACTGA
- a CDS encoding alpha/beta fold hydrolase, with protein MSFKSISLQRKDDMAVHRINTDSTKRPTVVLLHSLGTDHTLWRHQVPALTPEYNVLTPDSRGHGRNPWPGSTTVEDWTADLRRVVEDHGPVHLVGLSMGGLQAIAFSANHPELVRSVVIANAFARLPVDVADARIQDSTASITRDGMTDFAKRYLDQTLTRQLDGSDYAALFDSISSVHPDAYLDSAKATFRADVIPHLESITCPALVLVGEHDAKIPAERTAEIFEGLTDASLEVIPDAGHLSCIENPSHFNDQVVSFLNRVV; from the coding sequence ATGAGTTTCAAATCAATCAGCCTCCAGAGAAAGGACGACATGGCGGTCCACCGCATCAACACCGATTCCACCAAGCGCCCCACGGTCGTTCTTCTGCACAGTCTTGGAACCGACCACACACTGTGGCGCCACCAGGTACCGGCACTGACACCGGAGTACAACGTGCTCACCCCCGACAGTCGCGGCCATGGGCGCAACCCGTGGCCGGGCTCCACCACGGTCGAGGACTGGACTGCCGATCTTCGGAGAGTCGTAGAAGATCACGGTCCGGTACACCTGGTCGGATTGTCCATGGGCGGCCTACAGGCAATTGCGTTCTCAGCAAACCATCCCGAATTGGTGCGCAGCGTCGTGATCGCCAACGCCTTTGCACGACTACCTGTCGATGTTGCTGACGCCCGGATCCAGGACTCGACCGCCTCGATCACCCGCGACGGAATGACCGATTTCGCCAAGCGGTACCTGGACCAGACGCTCACACGCCAACTAGACGGATCCGACTACGCGGCACTGTTCGACTCGATCTCCAGTGTGCATCCTGACGCGTACCTCGATTCCGCAAAAGCAACATTCCGCGCCGACGTCATACCGCACCTCGAGTCAATTACCTGCCCTGCGCTCGTACTTGTCGGCGAACACGATGCGAAGATACCGGCCGAACGGACAGCGGAAATCTTCGAAGGCCTCACTGACGCATCCCTCGAAGTCATCCCCGATGCCGGTCACCTGTCATGCATCGAAAACCCATCCCACTTCAACGACCAAGTGGTGTCGTTCCTGAATCGTGTCGTATAA